Proteins from one Malaya genurostris strain Urasoe2022 chromosome 2, Malgen_1.1, whole genome shotgun sequence genomic window:
- the LOC131429577 gene encoding uncharacterized protein LOC131429577 — protein MGKLNVTVLRYLSKEDFRILTAIEMGMKNHELVPGALVAAIASLKAGGVHKLLRELCKHKLLTYERGKRFDGYRLTNMGYDYLALKSLTLRGSVSGFGNQIGVGKESNIYTVGDEEGNPLCLKLHRLGRICFRNVREKRDYHGTRHKMSWLYLSRISATREFAYMKALYDRGFPVPRPIDFNRHCVVMELVDGYPLTNVCEVGNVEALYDDLMNLIVRLGNCGVIHGDFNEFNVMITEQDQKPILIDFPQMVSTSHPNAEMYFDRDVQGVRELFRKKFGYESEEYPKFSDLEREDDLDKEVLCSGYGFTKEMEEDVLKEYHQIDETEDKDDEISDEDCQDNERENMAEEEIEECRKKLEEEIKFSEEKPVIDRTNKNSNILKYIASMSSSELENPFNDEDEDVFKDALDHNPTDTPFPEPSQSSSFPEKISTPSDNEQDDACSMSSNDLISNELDDKLSGLDPNSREYRMIMVRKLLDDARSARSYSTTASTIAPSVVTDRVKNGLRLQEKKDHKKRAVPKGEASAVRRMRKDNNSIVKEYRGWEF, from the exons ATGGGGAAGCTGAACGTTACTGTTCTGCGATATTTGAGCAAGGAAGACTTTCGAATTTTGACTGCG ATTGAAATGGGAATGAAAAATCATGAATTGGTACCGGGAGCATTGGTGGCAGCTATCGCAAGCTTGAAGGCCGGTGGAGTTCACAAATTACTGCGGGAACTTTGCAAGCATAAGTTACTGACTTATGAACGTGGAAAACGGT TTGATGGTTATCGGCTGACCAACATGGGTTACGATTATTTGGCGTTGAAATCTCTTACACTTCGCGGGTCTGTGTCCGGTTTTGGCAATCAAATCGGAGTTGGAAAGGAATCCAACATCTACACCGTCGGGGATGAAGAGGGAAATCCCCTCTGTCTAAAACTGCATCGGTTGGGACGGATTTGCTTTCGGAATGTTCGAGAGAAGCGTGACTATCATGGCACACGGCACAAAATGAGTTGGCTGTATTTGTCCCGTATTTCCGCTACACGTGAATTTGCATACATGAAAGCGTTGTATGATCGTGGATTCCCGGTGCCACGGCCCATCGATTTCAACCGGCACTGCGTCGTGATGGAACTGGTCGATGGTTATCCGCTTACGAACGTTTGTGAGGTTGGAAACGTGGAAGCGCTGTACGACGATTTGATGAATTTGATCGTACGGCTTGGTAACTGTGGCGTCATTCATGGGGATTTCAACGAATTCAACGTAATGATTACGGAGCAGGACCAGAAGCCAATTTTGATCGATTTTCCGCAGATGGTGTCTACTTCGCATCCAAATGCGGAAATGTACTTCGATCGGGATGTACAGGGAGTCCGGGAGTTGTTCCGTAAGAAGTTTGGTTACGAAAGTGAGGAGTATCCGAAGTTCAGCGATTTGGAACGGGAAGATGATTTGGATAAGGAGGTGCTCTGTTCTGGCTATGGGTTTACCAAGGAGATGGAAGAAGATGTACTGAAAGAGTACCACCAGATAGATGAAACAGAGGACAAAGACGATGAAATTAGCGACGAAGATTGTCAGGACAATGAGAGAGAAAATATGGCCGAGGAGGAAATTGAAGAATGCAGGAAAAAACTTGAGGAAGAAATAAAGTTTTCAGAAGAAAAGCCAG TGATTGATAGGACTAATAAGAATTCAAATATTCTCAAATACATTGCATCGATGTCCTCAAGCGAATTGGAAAACCCTTTCAATGACGAGGATGAAGACGTTTTCAAAGATGCCTTGGATCATAACCCAACAGATACTCCATTCCCAGAACCTTCTCAGTCAAGTTCGTTTCCGGAAAAGATCTCCACTCCCTCCGATAACGAACAGGACGATGCGTGTTCCATGAGTTCAAATGACCTAATTAGTAACGAGTTAGATGATAAACTGTCTGGGCTGGATCCAAATTCTCGTGAGTACCGCATGATCATGGTACGGAAACTGTTGGATGATGCTCGCAGTGCAAGATCTTATTCGACTACGGCTAGCACGATTGCTCCTTCAGTTGTGACGGATCGAGTTAAGAATGGACTTCGGTTGCAGGAGAAGAAAGATCACAAGAAACGGGCTGTTCCAAAGGGAGAAGCTAGCGCGGTACGACGGATGCGGAAAGACAATAATAGCATCGTTAAGGAGTATCGGGGATGGGAATTTTAG